The Nitrospira sp. genome contains a region encoding:
- a CDS encoding BON domain-containing protein, with product MAEALVSGTIVGVRQLHNEITVVPPVVKDEMIRKSIEAALRSVPALRDNKTNTITVLVHEGDVVLKGTVEKPLHSRLAYKTARTVSGVVSIANLLKVVGEPRPDRDLEKDVMAYLKWAPFVDLDQVEYSIEKGVIKLKGKIEHHAGLVSLVNDLEKIRGVVDVDVSEMTVTKTQQKG from the coding sequence TTGGCCGAAGCGCTGGTGAGCGGAACTATTGTGGGCGTCCGTCAGCTGCACAATGAAATCACCGTCGTGCCACCCGTGGTCAAAGATGAAATGATCCGCAAGTCGATTGAGGCGGCGCTGAGATCCGTTCCGGCCCTGAGAGACAACAAAACGAATACGATCACTGTGCTGGTCCATGAAGGGGATGTGGTGCTTAAGGGAACTGTGGAGAAGCCGCTGCACAGCCGCCTGGCATATAAGACGGCGCGGACTGTGTCGGGCGTTGTGTCAATTGCGAACCTGCTGAAGGTCGTGGGGGAACCTCGACCTGACAGAGACCTCGAAAAGGATGTCATGGCTTACTTGAAATGGGCGCCGTTTGTCGATCTCGATCAAGTCGAATACAGCATCGAGAAGGGTGTGATCAAACTCAAGGGAAAGATCGAGCACCATGCCGGCCTTGTGAGTTTGGTCAACGATCTGGAGAAAATTCGTGGCGTGGTGGATGTGGACGTATCGGAGATGACAGTGACGAAGACTCAGCAAAAAGGCTAA
- a CDS encoding DUF1653 domain-containing protein yields MVSPGIYRHHKGQDYEVLGVARHSETEEEFVVYRALYGERGLWIRPVAMFTESVDKGGVSIPRFSRVD; encoded by the coding sequence ATGGTCTCACCCGGCATCTATCGACACCATAAAGGTCAGGACTATGAAGTTTTGGGAGTCGCCAGGCATTCAGAAACGGAGGAGGAGTTCGTCGTGTACCGGGCGTTGTACGGCGAGCGAGGGCTCTGGATAAGACCGGTTGCCATGTTTACTGAGAGCGTCGATAAAGGGGGCGTTTCCATTCCACGCTTTTCGCGAGTAGATTAG
- a CDS encoding Hsp20/alpha crystallin family protein → MALVRWDPFRELEEVSDRLNRLFARPTERPSNGKETMIVADWTPPVDISETEGEYQIKAEIPDVKKEDVKITLEDGVLTIQGQRKHEQEEKGKKFHRIERSYGSFARTFALPDVIEVDQVRAEFKDGVLNLHLPKSEKAKPKAIEVKVA, encoded by the coding sequence ATGGCACTCGTACGATGGGACCCATTTCGAGAGTTGGAGGAGGTGTCAGATCGGTTGAACCGATTGTTTGCGCGCCCTACAGAGCGACCGTCGAATGGTAAAGAAACCATGATCGTAGCGGATTGGACGCCGCCTGTTGATATCAGTGAGACCGAAGGGGAGTATCAGATCAAGGCCGAAATTCCGGATGTAAAGAAGGAGGACGTGAAGATCACGCTCGAAGATGGTGTGCTCACCATTCAAGGCCAGCGCAAGCACGAACAGGAAGAGAAGGGGAAGAAGTTCCATCGCATTGAACGATCCTACGGCAGCTTTGCCCGGACCTTCGCCTTGCCCGATGTGATTGAAGTGGATCAGGTGCGAGCCGAGTTCAAGGATGGCGTGTTGAATCTCCATCTGCCGAAGTCGGAGAAGGCGAAACCGAAGGCCATCGAAGTCAAGGTGGCGTAA